A genomic region of Plasmodium malariae genome assembly, chromosome: 14 contains the following coding sequences:
- the RRP9 gene encoding U3 small nucleolar RNA-interacting protein 2, putative has product MQRLAKMKFNKKKKFFRNVKNTDSNRRKNADNSEVESDEILTSEASEDDKLTLVNKKKKRNNENNEESDDEEFSNKNYSDQEENDDTYNNPEERKMYLAKKYLKDLGIESTDGDDSSNESSTHDGNEEASERSKLSDNFSSDENEDNKEKINKMLMEKEKSKNSKILLNLENKIKIFRDEKLLSNILNNNNKRGHKNLEHMNSSGKNIKMDENVLFFGGHKKSVTCVACPDFNLSFFDHYDYKLDHEKYKYDNKHNGKYDENSVPSGWNRDYFYKNSSSRYESIDDFDDNDHYLHGDRHPDCVHRNSNGYGESILEPKNFENTSINTVYTGGKDACIIEWDLTRGEKVHIYKGDLSSFKDFGNKSGINHFKSVMDICCNKFNSFFISVGCDNLINIWDNRVNKSCTNSVIGHKHIISAVIGCNDNTDELNMEHNFFTSSYDKTIKLWDLRFFNKCINTYLGHTNTILSMNSLNQNKLITSSSDYTVRVWNTKNDNHILFNINYEIIESCCTLNNKIFIAGTFTGHFYIFTSSYKKHICIHKNAHSSYSITALTSIPYTNIFISGSYDGYVHFWQYKNINKTSGSVHKILTVQVNGTINKFSFSHNYKYLFVAVGDEMKHGRWTRTKSKNGLAVIPIQFMS; this is encoded by the coding sequence ATGCAGCGGCTAGccaaaatgaaatttaataagaagaaaaagttTTTTAGAAATGTAAAAAACACCGATAGTAACAGAAGAAAAAACGCTGACAATTCTGAAGTAGAATCGGATGAAATCCTAACGTCCGAGGCGTCAGAAGATGATAAACTGACCcttgtaaataaaaagaaaaaacgaaataacgaaaataatgaagagaGTGATGATGAAGAATTTAGTAACAAGAATTACTCTGATCAGGAAGAAAATGATGATACATACAACAACCCTGAGGAAAGGAAAATGTAtttagcaaaaaaatatctaAAAGATTTGGGAATTGAAAGTACGGATGGAGATGATAGTTCTAATGAATCATCAACACATGATGGAAATGAAGAAGCATCAGAAAGAAGTAAATTAAGTGACAACTTTTCTTCTGATGAAAATGAAGacaataaagaaaaaataaataaaatgttaatggaaaaagaaaaatcaaaaaatagtaaaattcttttaaatttagaaaacaaaataaaaatatttcgtgatgaaaaattattatcaaatatattgaataataataataaaaggggGCATAAAAATCTAGAACATATGAACAGTTCaggtaaaaatattaaaatggaTGAAAATGTCTTATTTTTTGGTGGTCATAAGAAAAGTGTTACCTGTGTTGCGTGCCCGGATTTCAACTTGTCCTTTTTCGACCACTACGACTATAAGCTGGACCatgagaaatataaatacgaTAATAAGCATAACGGCAAATACGATGAGAACAGTGTACCTTCTGGATGGAATAGagattatttttacaaaaatagtAGCTCTCGTTACGAGAGCATTGACGATTTTGATGATAATGATCATTATCTTCATGGTGATAGGCATCCTGATTGTGTTCATCGTAATTCAAATGGTTATGGTGAAAGTATTTTGGAaccaaaaaattttgaaaacaCCTCAATTAATACAGTATACACGGGTGGAAAAGATGCATGTATTATTGAGTGGGATTTAACTAGAGGAGAAAaggttcatatatataagggaGATTTAAGCTCATTTAAAGATTTTGGAAATAAAAGTGGTATAAATCATTTTAAAAGTGTAATGGACATATGTTGTAACAagtttaattctttttttatatccgTTGGATgtgataatttaattaacatATGGGATAATAGAGTAAATAAGAGTTGTACGAATTCAGTTATAGgacataaacatattattagTGCAGTTATTGGATGTAATGATAATACTGATGAATTAAATATggaacataatttttttacttcctcatatgataaaacaataaaattatgggATTTGcgattttttaataaatgtataaatacatacttAGGACATACAAATACCATTTTATCTATGAATTcattaaatcaaaataaattaataactaGCTCCAGTGATTATACTGTACGTGTGTggaatacaaaaaatgataatcatatattatttaatataaattatgaaattatcGAATCTTGTTGcacattaaataataaaatatttattgcaGGAACATTTACTggtcatttttatatttttacttcctcttataaaaaacatatatgcatacataaaaatgcaCACAGTTCATATTCTATAACAGCACTTACAAGTATTCCATATAccaacatttttatttctggATCGTATGATGGTTATGTTCATTTTTggcaatataaaaatattaacaaaacgTCAGGAAGTGTTCATAAAATTCTGACTGTTCAGGTAAATGgtacaataaataaattttctttttcacaCAATTATAAATACTTATTTGTGGCAGTTGGAGATGAGATGAAACATGGCAGGTGGACGAGgacaaaaagtaaaaatggaCTTGCTGTTATACCGATTCAGTTTATGTCCTAA
- the PCNA2 gene encoding proliferating cell nuclear antigen 2, putative — MFECRIDGQFFKKLFETLKDICTEVNLECDENGIKMQSMDCSHVSLVDLNIMSDFFQHYRCDKNCVLGISINFMLKILSVIKEKSTVFLFKEDSDNDAVLNIGIIDEEEQSNTEDSLEIQVKLINTQKEHLEIPQSEYHCQCTMKSKKFQEFTKYLNSIGDNVSISMKKDTMILSTTGSDIKVTKQFTNDMTDISITCSKSVSQEFATRYLVMFSRASSLSDEVLISLSPNIPVSIKFNFKQQLTELQDNSHLTFFLAPKIGEY, encoded by the exons ATGTTTGAGTGCAGAATAGATGggcaattttttaaaaagctCTTTGAAACgttaaaagatatatgtaCTGAAGTTAATTTGGAATGTGATGAAAACGGAATTAAAATGCAGTCCATGGACTGCAGTCATGTATCTTTGGTCGATTTGAATATCATGTCTGACTTCTTTCAGCACTACAG GTGTGATAAGAACTGTGTACTAGGGATAAGCATAAATTtcatgttaaaaatattatcagTAATAAAGGAGAAATCAACtgtgtttttatttaaagaagACAGCGATAATGATGCTGTTTTGAATATTGGCATAATTGATGAAGAGGAACAGTCAAATACTGAGGATTCGTTAGAAATACAAGTCAAACTTATAAACACACAAAAAGAACATTTAGAGATACCACAATCTGAGTATCATTGTCAATGTACAAtgaaatcaaaaaaatttcaagaatttacaaaatatttaaattcaaTTGGTGATAATGTATCTATATCTATGAAAAAAGATACGATGATATTAAGTACAACTGGATCAGATATAAAGGTAACAAAACAATTTACAAATGATATGACAGATATATCAATTACTTGTTCTAAATCTGTTTCTCAAGAATTTGCAACAAGATATTTGGTTATGTTTTCAAGAGCATCTTCTTTATCTGATGAAGTTTTAATTTCACTCTCTCCTAACATTCCAGTGTCTATTAAATTTAACTTCAAACAGCAACTAACAGAGCTACAAGACAACTCTCACTTGACCTTTTTCCTAGCCCCCAAAATTGGCGAGTACTAG
- the ATX3 gene encoding ataxin-3, putative — protein MSKKYVYWEKQGNDRMCGLHCLNSILQGPHYSEDILANIGKELDEKEKEFLKYSSNDLVRKNSLNVLDDGFINISVLIECLKRKNILLKNAFEEDLIKIISSGHQDIGYICNLEQHWFSIRKIHNTWYVLDSLKSAPLYIKDMNLKFYFNDVIKKYHIFSVQNENPYISLPKPDINFVAKNPNQFYIPTNEISEISCMSDGFILEDKFNMNKSEKNLIFSNSNKTQKFKWPEYGGRKLNDDMSTVNSNYMDDDDDLKIALKLSMEEYVKNLPPPSEDPPDENCINVMVKLPNKKIQKKFIATKTLADIFYWIEYESTNGQNVSSSLLFRKSYYLYQTYPRRKFCKYQNGSIELQTGDKTELVHDKLLKDMKFEKEETFMIS, from the exons atgagTAAGAAGTATGTTTACTGGGAAAAGCAGGGAAACGATCGTATGTGTGGTCTCCATTGCTTAAATAGCATTCTTCAG GGTCCTCATTACAGTGAAGACATCCTGGCTAATATTGGAAAAGAGTTGgacgaaaaagaaaaagaatttttaaaatattcttctAACGACTTAGtaagaaaaaattcattaaatgTATTGGATGATGGTTTTATTAACATATCAGTATTAATTGAGTGtttaaagagaaaaaatatattattaaaaaatgcatttgaagaagatttaattaaaataatttcaagTGGTCACCAAGATATTggttatatatgtaatttggAACAGCACTGGTTTAGCATACGTAAAATTCATAATACATGGTATGTGCTTGACAGTTTAAAGAGTGctccattatatattaaagatatgaacttaaaattttattttaatgatgttattaagaaatatcatatattttctgtTCAGAATGAAAATCCGTATATATCATTACCTAAACCagatataaattttgttgCAAAAAATCCAAATCAATTTTATATACCAACAAATGAAATATCCGAAATTTCTTGCATGTCAGACGGTTTTATATTAGAGGACAAATTTAACATGAACAAGtcagaaaaaaatttgatcTTTTCAAATTCTAATAAAActcaaaaatttaaatggcCAGAATATGGAGGCAGGAAGTTGAACGATGATATGAGTACCGTTAACTCCAATTATATGGATGACGATGACGATTTGAAAATTGCTTTGAAATTGTCAATGGAGGAATATGTTAAG AATTTGCCTCCACCATCTGAAGACCCACCCGATGAAAACTGTATAAATGTTATGGTCAAATtaccaaataaaaaaattcaaaaaaagtTCATTGCCACAAAAACGTTAGCa GACATTTTTTACTGGATAGAATATGAGTCTACGAACGGTCAAAATGTCAGCTCTTCGTTGCTCTTCAGAAAGAGCTACTACCTTTACCAAACATACCCAag GAGAAAATTCTGCAAGTACCAAAATGGGTCTATAGAGTTACAAACAGGTGACAAG ACTGAGCTGGTACATGACAAGCTTTTGAAGGATATGAAGTTTGAAAAGGAAGAGACCTTCATGATATCTTAG